The Clostridium botulinum BKT015925 genome includes the window GTTTACTATCAACAAAATTAATATCTCTAAGTTTTTCACCATCTGCAAATTCAATATCATATATATCATCTAAAATAGGTTTTACTCTATTTAATAATCTCTCTAATATATATTCTGGCATTTGTCTTGGATTAGAATAATAAGCCTTAAATAACTGCTTTATAATAAAGACTGCCTTTGCATCAAATCTATTTACATTGTATGAGTTAAGAATTTTTCTTTTTATATAGGTTTCAATTATATCATTTACTTTCTTTCCTACAAAAGAAAATCCAACTACTTTCTTTTGTATAACCAATTTATTATCTCTTCTATCTACATTTTCTTCTCTAATATTACTTATATTTTTAAGAGAATTTATAGTCACATCTTGAATAAAAAAATTAAGAACTCTTGTGGATAATGTACCTATCTTATATAAATTTTCTCTTTCAATTCCTATGTCCATATCTATGTACTCAATACCTTCCATTAGGTACTTTAAATTATTAAGATAAAATGTAGAATACTTATCCATTATACTATTCATATGAAAAGCTTCTATTTGATAAGTTATCTTTCTTAATTCAGCCATTAAGTACTTACATATATCATTTAATGTAATCCCTAAATCTCTATCCATAAGTCCATCATCTATATCATGCTGCCTTTGAGCTATTTCATCTGCTATTGCAACAATTTGTCCTTCTAATGTAACAGAAAAATCGTATTTCATATATTCTTTTAAAAAATTTTCATCATTTATAAATCTTTTTATATCCCAGCATCCACCACAATTAGTACACTCATGTGATTTATGTCTCCTAACCTTAGTATGCTTTAATATTCCCTCCATAACCTGCCATGTAAGATTTAATCCTTTATGGTATCTATGTTTTACTTCTAGCTCATCAAGCACCTTTAAAGAATGAAAATTATGCTTAAATCCACCATAGTTTACTTTGTATTTTATTTTTCCTGATAAGTCATCTTTGCCAGACATAATATCATCTAGAGTTCTTTCTCCTTGATGTCCAAATGGTGTATGCCCTATATCATGACCTAAAGTTATTGCATCTACCAATTCCTCATCAAGCCCTAAATTTTTGGCAAGACTTCTAGATATTTGAGAAACTGCTAGTGTATGCGTAAGCCTTGTCCTAAAATGATCTCCTTTTTCGTGTGAATATATTTGTGCCTTATGCTCTAATCTTCTA containing:
- the dgt gene encoding dGTP triphosphohydrolase; the protein is MKELIKLKRGKMKEYIQTPHDEDRLKPEIEKPLISADGIFTRTQFSRDRDRIKFSRAFRRLEHKAQIYSHEKGDHFRTRLTHTLAVSQISRSLAKNLGLDEELVDAITLGHDIGHTPFGHQGERTLDDIMSGKDDLSGKIKYKVNYGGFKHNFHSLKVLDELEVKHRYHKGLNLTWQVMEGILKHTKVRRHKSHECTNCGGCWDIKRFINDENFLKEYMKYDFSVTLEGQIVAIADEIAQRQHDIDDGLMDRDLGITLNDICKYLMAELRKITYQIEAFHMNSIMDKYSTFYLNNLKYLMEGIEYIDMDIGIERENLYKIGTLSTRVLNFFIQDVTINSLKNISNIREENVDRRDNKLVIQKKVVGFSFVGKKVNDIIETYIKRKILNSYNVNRFDAKAVFIIKQLFKAYYSNPRQMPEYILERLLNRVKPILDDIYDIEFADGEKLRDINFVDSKPNEVTKLVNLMKLKIDFKELELPEGFNINELKKRGYIKEDGSLNEFNLTKMAKDSYNDDYDNIESMLKALVEIQYAYLSVICDYVAGMTDNFACKEYKNLYLVI